The sequence below is a genomic window from Polaribacter vadi.
TGTTTTTACCTTTATAATCATCATATTTTTTTTTAGATGCAATTTCGGCTTCGTCTAAACTACTAAAAGATTTATATTGCGCATTTTCAAAGCCATCTACTTGTTTTTTAACAACTTTCCAAGAAGTAAAAACACCTGTTTTTCTTCCATTCCAAACTACGTAAAACTTCTTTTTTTTACTCATTAATTTCTAAAATTGTGCTTTCTATAATTCTAGGAAAGTATTGTTGCTCTAAAATATGAATCTTTTGAGCAATAGTTTCAGGAGTATCTGTATCATTTAAAGGTGTTTTTGCCTGAAAAATGACAGCTCCTTCATCATAATTAGCATTTACATAATGAATTGTGATGCCAGTTTCTGCTTCTTTATTTTCTTTTACAGCTTTATGTACATTCATTCCATACATTCCTTTTCCACCATATTTTGGTAATAATGCAGGATGAATATTAATGATGTTATTAGGAAAGGCATCCACAATTTTCTGTGGAATTTTCCATAAAAAACCAGCTAAAATAATAAAATCTGCTTGCTCTTTTAAGAGCTTTAGTATTTTATCCGAAGTAAAAAAAGCTTCTTTGTTAAAGTGTAAACAATTTACATTCAAGTTTTTACATCGATCAAAAACTTTGGCATGTTCATTGTTACAAAGCACTTGAGTAACTTTAGCAGTTTTAGTATGATTAAAAAATTTAATAATGTTTTCTGCGTTCGTTCCAGAACCAGAAGCAAAAATAACAATACGCTTCATA
It includes:
- a CDS encoding phosphoribosylglycinamide formyltransferase, whose amino-acid sequence is MKRIVIFASGSGTNAENIIKFFNHTKTAKVTQVLCNNEHAKVFDRCKNLNVNCLHFNKEAFFTSDKILKLLKEQADFIILAGFLWKIPQKIVDAFPNNIINIHPALLPKYGGKGMYGMNVHKAVKENKEAETGITIHYVNANYDEGAVIFQAKTPLNDTDTPETIAQKIHILEQQYFPRIIESTILEINE